In Mercurialis annua linkage group LG5, ddMerAnnu1.2, whole genome shotgun sequence, a single genomic region encodes these proteins:
- the LOC130015478 gene encoding uncharacterized protein LOC130015478, translated as MRKPDDSDDQLENVVVSPVRKSLRIKMSKPDVVSKTEEKAIVKRKAVKKSSSGKRKAEPVILKRDIKMRRLGSDNLNKDDSLQKFDLLIAPTSRFVGKVGKACSIDVITNIISKLSPNQMSIFKSSRFGVFLGLGKDVLSLRLIHSILLREVHYPDMSELWFNFGSRNMRFSLYEFGLVSGLVCGGDESRFSNYCDGGIFFGKFFGDDNRITRQVIEAKFNDAVWDNDDDAVKFAKLYFVQYFLLGSLESTLVDSRFIHLLDCLDFDDFPWGKYSFQLFVQSTKNKLWTFLQASKQSTFYRLYGFPHAIQFWFYETLTTVPEFLCSLSNAAAFPRFLRWSPKNIKKIQNFDFKVYDDPTEKVKAGPNIKATDFELSQNIVTGLNHQHFIVASNSDDESILEVAKSACFDFVNELKDLVFDSGVEYSDLELDIRKQIYDSIVNFENNKLTDIFKDNSGEDENVEEQIYSSDNDVGDSSSKDNDKSYKEETENEEQQFNNEDVTVLDGGEIDAEVHDQSIAENVSGPENVSGLESGKIDADANAQDITGDVEMDGVMNYNSDNYHQESSEVDKANENVNVNVGVHDHVDPADDQSIEQVADFDNAKINVESNAPIIAGEVAADVNMDERYEEVGVAGGAVEKDTGGMVEVNIVNENEVLGIGEAAGKDGGMGELNVNKDANEDGDSNLKKLMQDEVDKLGDICSDEFIVNPSDVAAENVIVAVPSEKASLQNVNSQSDEIADLTSSEADILKIVNTMSAFIPAEKQLTEPADLGEKLDLPNIIAKNDAIVAVPKSRQKLVFKRKQTLNQVAAGYALLERVKNLDAPEKVAAVRNAFVNHCSLLIESVHDMCNQFWLSEFNDWIETNTYKKPHPCGEIYYPREKILRPGFRLGGEGITIKDFFHKLNTPGGYLESSHIDYLFAYLRKKCKFLNNNYTVCGNWFDQYIQNGYKLYLETQNLIELPQFEAIYNFIVGEDGLYKRAWGDVKHVLFPIHRKVDGENNDHFILGRLSFDDRNFYGYNSLRTDLYDEFARNAITAYSTLLPLILECVGFYDRADINFYSDHYIGKNKSDPFSFSFVEDVPVQQDSDYGVYAAAFAEYLIEGECSPRALRIQQIRNRYAVNLYMYGRWKNKTGYISEED; from the exons ATGAGAAAGCCTGATGATAGTGATGATCAATTGGAGAATGTAGTTGTGTCTCCTGTTCGGAAAAGTTTAAGAATCAAAATGTCAAAGCCAGATGTTGTGAGTAAGACTGAGGAAAAAGCAATTGTGAAGAGAAAAGCAGTAAAAAAGTCTTCATCTGGTAAAAGAAAAGCAGAACCTGTTATATTAAAAAGAGATATTAAGATGAGAAGGCTTGGCAGTGATAATTTGAATAAAGATGATTCTCTTCag AAATTTGATCTGTTAATTGCTCCTACTAGTCGGTTCGTGGGAAAAGTTGGCAAGGCTTGTTCCATTGATGTGATAACTAATATTATTTCCAAGCTTAGTCCTAATCAAATGTCTATATTCAAGAGCAGTAGGTTTGGTGTGTTTCTGGGATTAGGAAAGGATGTATTGAGTCTTAGGCTTATACATTCTATACTGCTTAGGGAAGTTCATTATCCAGATATGTCCGAGCTTTGGTTTAATTTTGGTTCGCGTAACATGCGCTTTAGTCTGTATGAGTTTGGATTGGTTAGTGGTCTTGTTTGCGGTGGGGATGAGTCTAGATTTTCCAATTACTGTGATGGTGGAATCTTTTTTGGTAAATTCTTTGGCGATGATAATAGAATTACTCGTCAGGTTATAGAAGCTAAGTTTAATGATGCAGTTTGGGATAATGATGATGATGCTGTGAAGTTTGCAAAGCTGTATTTTGTGCAATATTTTCTGTTGGGCAGTCTTGAAAGTACATTGGTTGACAGTCGTTTCATTCACTTGTTGGACTGTCTAGATTTTGATGATTTTCCGTGGGGAAAATATTCATTTCAGTTATTCGTCCAGTCTACAAAGAACAAACTTTGGACATTTCTGCAGGCATCAAAACAATCTACGTTTTATCGACTGTATGGTTTCCCCCATGCCATTCAATTTTGGTTTTATGAAACCTTGACTACAGTTCCTGAATTTTTGTGTTCGTTGAGCAATGCTGCTGCGTTTCCTCGGTTTTTGCGTTGGAGTCCGAAGAATATTAAAAAGATTCAgaactttgattttaaagttTATGATGATCCAACTGAAAAg GTTAAAGCTGGTCCAAATATTAAAGCAACTGATTTCGAGTTAAGTCAGAATATTGTGACTGGACTCAATCATCAACACTTCATTGTTGCTTCCAATTCGGATGACGAAAGTATTTTGGAAGTTGCTAAGTCTGCTTGCTTTGATTTTGTGAATGAACTTAAAGATTTGGTGTTTGACAGTGGTGTTGAATATTCTGATTTGGAGTTAGATATTCGAAAGCAGATTTATGATTCTATTGTGAATtttgaaaacaacaaattaactgATATTTTCAAGGATAATTCTGGAGAG GATGAAAATGTAGAAGAACAGATATATTCTTCTGATAATGATGTTGGTGATAGTTCTTCTAAGGATAATGATAAATCTTACAAGGAAGAAACTGAAAATGAAGAGCAACAATTTAATAATGAGGATGTTACTGTTTTAGATGGTGGAGAG ATTGATGCTGAAGTACATGATCAATCCATTGCTGAGAATGTTTCTGGTCCTGAGAATGTTTCTGGTCTTGAGAGTGGAAAg ATTGATGCTGATGCTAATGCTCAAGATATTACTGGTGATGTTGAGATGGATGGTGTAATGAATTATAATTCTGATAACTATCACCAAGAGTCTTCAGAGGTAGATAAAGCTAATGAGAATGTTAATGTTAATGTTGGGGTACATGATCATGTTGATCCTGCTGATGATCAATCCATTGAGCAAGTTGCTGATTTTGATAATGCAAAG ATTAATGTTGAATCCAATGCTCCAATTATTGCTGGTGAAGTTGCTGCTGATGTTAATATGGATGAGCGATATGAAGAAGTTGGTGTTGCGGGTGGGGCTGTTGAGAAGGATACTGGTGGTATGGTAGAAGTTAATATTGTTAATGAAAATGAAGTTTTGGGAATTGGAGAGGCTGCTGGAAAAGATGGAGGAATGGGAGAGCTT AATGTTAACAAGGATGCTAATGAAGATGgtgattcaaatttaaaaaaactaatgcAAGATGAAGTTGATAAGCTTGGTGATATCTGCAGTGATGAGTTTATAGTAAATCCATCTGATGTTGCTGCTGAAAATGTTATTGTAGCTGTTCCTTCTGAAAAGGCATCATTACAAAATGTTAACTCTCAATCGGATGAGATAGCTGACCTGACTTCTTCTGAGGCAGATATATTGAAGATTGTTAATACAATGTCTGCTTTTATTCCTGCTGAG AAACAGTTGACTGAACCGGCTGATTTAGGTGAAAAACTTGATTTACCTAATATCATAGCTAAAAATGATGCAATAGTTGCTGTTCCGAAAAGTAGACAAAAa CTTGTTTTTAAAAGGAAACAAACTCTGAATCAGGTAGCAGCTGGATATGCACTTCTCGAAAGAGTGAAGAATTTAGATGCGCCTGAAAAAGTTGCAGCCGTTCGGAATGCTTTCGTAAATCATTGTTCTTTGTTGATTGAAAGTGTTCATGATATGTGTAATCAGTTCTGGCTTTCTGAATTTAATGATTGGATTGAAACTAATACATATAAGAAACCACATCCATG CGGTGAAATTTACTATCCGAGAGAAAAGATTTTACGGCCAGGATTCAGACTTGGTGGTGAGGGTATAACTATAAAAGATTTCTTTCATAAGCTGAATACACCCGGTGGTTATTTGGAATCGAGT CATATTGACTATTTGTTTGCATACCTGAGGAAGAAGTGTAAATTTCTGAACAATAATTACACGGTTTGTGGAAACTGGTTTGACCAGTACATTCAAAACGGGTATAAACTGTACTTGGAGACTCAGAATCTTATTGAATTACCACAGTTTGAAGCAATCTACAATTTTATAGTTGGAGAGGATGGACTTTATAAGAGGGCCTGGGGTGATGTCAAGCATGTGCTATTTCCAATTCACCGTAAAGTTGACGGCGAAAATAATGACCATTTTATTCTTGGAAGGTTAAGTTTTGATGACAGAAATTTTTATGGGTATAACTCTTTGAGAACTGACTTATATGACGAGTTTGCACGTAATGCTATTACTGCATATTCAACGTTGCTGCCATTAATATTGGAATGTGTTGGATTTTATGATCGTGCTGATATCAACTTCTACTCGGATCATTATATTGGAAAGAATAAAAGTGATCCCTTTTCTTTTTCGTTTGTAGAAGATGTTCCTGTTCAACAAGATTC TGATTATGGTGTGTATGCTGCTGCTTTTGCTGAATATCTGATTGAAGGTGAATGTAGTCCTAGGGCTCTGCGTATTCAGCAAATACGTAACAGATATGCAGTTAACCTTTACATGTATGGTAGGTGGAAGAACAAGACTGGTTATATTTCTGAAGAAGACTAg
- the LOC126680584 gene encoding uncharacterized protein LOC126680584: MTAARAYTKTEFDIHMTDLSNTNPKVTEYLKGIEFKKWAVSHSLNKRYNIMTSNTTESLNAAVNRARELPVTMIMEYLRSLVQRWSCNNKNLAKGTFTVLSTKYETLLRENYLESLQLKVNGTTNEFIFSVVELEDTYTVNMKERTCTCNKFQIDMLPCKYATAVCYEKHQDPHEYCSKYFRNEEIIKVERPKKRRIKGSVEQKTQNKCNRCGFYGHNRKTCRGIPKKS, encoded by the exons ATGACAGCAGCAAGAGCATATACAAAAACTGAATTCGATATTCATATGACAGATCTGagcaacacaaatccaaaagttacagAATATCTCAAGGGGATAGAATTTAAAAAGTGGGCAGTTTCACATTCTTTGAACAAAAGATACAATATTATGACATCTAATACAACAGAATCACTCAATGCAGCAGTTAACAGAGCAAGAGAATTACCAGTTACAATGATTATGGAATACTTAAGAAGCCTTGTTCAAAGATGGAGCTGCAACAACAAAAATCTTGCAAAAGGAACTTTCACAGTATTGTCTACTAAATATGAAACTCTTCTTAGAGAAAATTATTTAGAATCCCTACAACTCAAG GTGAATGGAACAACAAATGAATTCATTTTCAGTGTAGTTGAATTGGAAGACACTTATACAGTTAACATGAAGGAAAGGACTTGCACATGTAACAAATTTCAAATAGATATGCTTCCTTGTAAATATGCTACAGCTGTATGCTATGAGAAGCACCAAGACCCACATGAATATTGCTCAAAATACTTCAGAAATGAAGAAAT AATAAAAGTAGAAAGGCCAAAAAAGAGAAGAATCAAAGGTTCAGTCGAACAAAAGACTCAAAACAAGTGTAACAGATGTGGCTTTTATGGGCATAACCGTAAAACATGCAGAGGTATACCAAAAAAATCATAG
- the LOC126683017 gene encoding receptor-like protein kinase gives MNPVFLVLSFLILDVSGLSSDGLALLSLITHWTSVPLSLTSSWNPSDSTPCSWLGIHCSNTTHHVTSLSLPGYQISGQLGPQIARLTHLKTLNLSNNSFSGAIPSHLSNCSLLQTLDLSQNFFVRDIPYSLQNLHNLRMLSLHTNLLSGAISDWLFQIPRLHTIFLDHNTFGGSIPSNAGNSSELLYLWLEYNELVGVIPNSIGNCSQLAELKLNNNALLGVLPESLNNLANILLLDVSNNSLAGHINYGSGNCKKLEYLYLSFSGFSGVLPPELGNCSSLKELAIVANQLTGTIPSSYGLLRKLSLLYLTENRLSGRIPSELGKCKSLIELKLYRNQLEGEIPSELGMLSELQNLELFRNNLTGEIPISIWKIPSLRHVLLYFNNLSGELPLELTLLKNLESITLFDNKFFGDIPQGLGVNSSLEIVDLMNNEFTGQIPPQLCFRKRLRVLNLGHNHFQGSIPSDVGNCPTIWRLILRHNNLSGVLPEFPANPSLSYMNITDNNVTGKIPSSLGNCTNLTSIDFSMNKLTGFIPPELGNLVNLTEMILAHNHLQGCFPPQLSTWKKLDIFDAGFNSFNCSIPLSLSNWTSLSTLILEENHFTGSIPAFLSKLKKLSLLRMGGNKMVGEIPSSIGELRNLRYGLSLRDNGLLGHIPLELIGLTNLISLDISSNNLTGSLEVLDEMQSLSEVNISHNLFTGPISKKLMEMLNKSPSSFLGNPGLCVNCSVSGDLNCTGISYFRKCDNKSNSGKALSRVEITMIALGSSLGLCLLLGLACLFLFCRKGRQEELGRLIQEDDEPRFCQIMAATENLNDRYIIGKGGHGTVFKAVLGPDNVFAVKKLEFAGHRDGSRSMVREIQTIEKIRHRNLVKVEDFWFKKNYGLIVYKYMENGSLHDVLYTTSPPQKLEWSVRYNIALGTAHGLAYLHYDCDPSVLHRDIKPQNILLDSEMEPHISDFGIAKLLDSSTSAASVSVSGTIGYIAPENAYTAGRGKESDVYSYGVVLLELITRKTPSDKLFTEEMDIVRWVRSIWSETQEITSIVDPSLLDETVESDISEQVTCMLFIAMKCTEKEPKYRPTMRAVVNQLLDLKS, from the exons ATGAATCCTGTTTTTTTGGTGCTTAGTTTCTTGATTCTTGATGTTTCTGGTTTGAGTTCGGACGGGTTAGCTTTATTATCCCTCATCACCCACTGGACATCTGTCCCTCTTTCTCTAACCTCTAGCTGGAATCCTTCTGATTCCACCCCTTGTTCATGGCTTGGCATTCACTGTAGTAATACCACCCATCACGTCACCTCTTTAAGTCTTCCTGGTTATCAAATTTCTGGTCAATTAGGGCCCCAAATTGCACGCCTAACCCATTTGAAAACCCTTAATTTAAGCAATAATAGTTTCTCTGGCGCCATTCCCTCTCACCTCAGTAACTGTTCTCTCCTTCAAACACTCGATCTTTCTCAAAATTTCTTTGTTAGAGACATACCTTATAGCTTACAAAACCTGCACAATCTGAGGATGCTCAGTCTTCATACTAATTTGTTGAGTGGAGCAATTTCTGACTGGCTCTTCCAAATTCCACGTTTACACACTATTTTCTTGGATCACAACACCTTCGGTGGTTCAATTCCTAGCAATGCTGGAAACTCGAGTGAGCTATTGTATTTATGGTTAGAGTATAACGAGCTGGTAGGTGTAATTCCTAATTCAATAGGGAACTGCAGTCAACTAGCAGAGCTTAAGTTGAATAATAATGCTCTCCTCGGGGTTTTACCCGAATCTCTCAATAATCTTGCTAATATTCTTCTTTTAGATGTCAGCAATAACAGTCTTGCGGGTCATATCAATTATGGTTCAGGCAACTGCAAGAAATTGGAGTATCTATATTTGTCATTCAGTGGCTTTAGTGGGGTTCTGCCGCCGGAACTGGGCAACTGTAGTAGCTTAAAAGAGTTAGCCATCGTTGCCAACCAGTTAACTGGTACTATTCCTTCTTCTTACGGTCTGCTACGCAAGCTTTCGCTTCTTTACCTTACTGAAAACCGTTTGTCCGGAAGAATTCCCTCCGAACTTGGGAAATGCAAGTCGTTGATAGAGTTGAAGTTATATAGAAACCAACTCGAGGGAGAAATTCCCAGCGAATTGGGAATGTTGAGTGAACTACAGAACCTTGAATTGTTTCGCAACAACTTAACTGGTGAGATTCCAATTAGCATCTGGAAAATCCCAAGTCTTAGACATGTCCTTTTGTACTTTAACAACCTTTCAGGTGAACTGCCTTTAGAGTTGACATTGCTCAAAAATTTGGAAAGTATTACACTGTTTGACAACAAGTTCTTTGGAGACATACCTCAAGGTTTAGGAGTTAACAGCAGCTTAGAGATAGTAGACCTAATGAATAATGAGTTTACTGGTCAAATTCCCCCACAGCTATGTTTTAGAAAGCGTTTAAGAGTTCTGAATTTGGGCCACAACCACTTCCAAGGTAGCATACCATCTGATGTCGGGAACTGTCCGACTATTTGGAGATTGATCCTTCGCCATAATAATCTCTCGGGGGTTCTTCCAGAATTTCCagcaaatccaagcctttcataCATGAATATTACTGATAATAACGTTACTGGAAAAATTCCATCAAGCCTGGGAAACTGCACCAATCTCACTTCCATCGACTTTTCAATGAATAAGCTTACTGGTTTTATACCCCCAGAACTTGGTAATCTTGTAAATCTCACAGAAATGATTCTAGCACATAACCATCTGCAAGGTTGTTTTCCACCTCAACTATCAACGTGGAAGAAATTAGACATATTTGATGCTGGTTTCAATTCATTTAACTGTTCCATTCCGTTAAGTTTGAGTAACTGGACGAGTTTATCTACTCTGATTTTAGAAGAGAATCATTTTACTGGGAGCATTCCGGCTTTTCTGTCGAAACTGAAAAAGCTAAGCCTATTACGAATGGGTGGAAACAAGATGGTGGGAGAGATACCCTCTTCCATTGGAGAACTGAGGAATCTGCGATATGGTTTGAGTCTCAGAGATAACGGACTGCTCGGTCACATTCCTCTGGAGCTTATAGGTTTAACCAACCTGATTAGTCTAGATATCTCTAGCAACAATTTAACAGGAAGTTTAGAAGTTCTTGATGAAATGCAGTCACTGTCGGAAGTTAATATTTCTCACAACCTCTTTACTGGTCCAATATCCAAAAAACTGATGGAAATGCTAAATAAATCCCCGTCGTCATTCTTGGGAAATCCTGGCCTTTGTGTCAATTGTTCAGTGTCAGGTGATTTAAATTGCACCGGAATCAGTTATTTTAGAAAATGTGACAATAAATCCAACAGCGGTAAAGCTCTTAGTAGGGTGGAAATCACAATGATTGCCCTGGGATCCTCTTTAGGTCTCTGCTTGCTTCTTGGATTGGCCTGTTTGTTTCTATTTTGCAGGAAAGGACGTCAGGAGGAACTGGGTAGGCTTATTCAAGAGGACGATGAGCCTCGATTCTGCCAGATAATGGCAGCCACTGAGAATCTAAATGACAGATATATAATTGGGAAGGGAGGTCATGGAACTGTTTTCAAGGCTGTATTGGGCCCAGACAATGTGTTTGCAGTGAAGAAGCTTGAATTTGCAGGGCATAGAGATGGAAGTCGAAGCATGGTCAGAGAGATTCAAACCATCGAGAAGATCAGGCACCGAAATCTGGTCAAGGTGGAAGACTTTTGGTTTAAAAAGAATTACGGATTAATTGTATACAAGTACATGGAAAATGGGAGTCTTCATGATGTTTTATATACAACGAGTCCACCACAAAAGTTGGAATGGAGCGTCCGCTATAATATAGCACTTGGAACTGCCCATGGATTGGCATATCTTCATTATGATTGTGACCCTTCTGTGTTGCACCGAGACATCAAGCCACAAAATATACTTTTGGACTCTGAAATGGAGCCTCACATCTCAGACTTCGGTATTGCCAAGCTTCTTGACTCATCCACATCAGCAGCATCCGTCTCAGTTTCTGGCACAATTGGATATATTGCACCAG AAAATGCATATACAGCAGGCAGGGGGAAGGAATCTGATGTTTATAGTTACGGAGTTGTTTTGCTCGAGTTAATAACTCGAAAAACGCCTTCAGATAAACTATTTACAGAGGAAATGGATATTGTAAGATGGGTTAGATCTATTTGGAGTGAAACACAAGAAATCACCAGTATTGTTGATCCAAGTCTATTGGACGAAACTGTGGAGTCGGATATTTCAGAACAAGTCACCTGCATGCTTTTCATTGCAATGAAATGCACCGAGAAGGAACCAAAATATAGACCAACAATGAGAGCTGTTGTCAACCAATTGCTAGACCTGAAGTCATGA